A section of the Macaca thibetana thibetana isolate TM-01 chromosome 10, ASM2454274v1, whole genome shotgun sequence genome encodes:
- the LOC126963687 gene encoding LOW QUALITY PROTEIN: uncharacterized protein UNQ6126/PRO20091 (The sequence of the model RefSeq protein was modified relative to this genomic sequence to represent the inferred CDS: inserted 1 base in 1 codon; deleted 1 base in 1 codon): MLPEQGPQPSTMLLCRLLAAFTSLLGQAATTLEEAASPNEAVHASTSGSGAANEATFTDLSAAEAPSEKVPDFTEVPHSAXHTINCFFYLEKRLCQLPSPLCLSGLLTLKLKTTMVPAPGGCWGFQPHEAFPLLVGTPGRWQSTVDPMWAASSQPSPG; this comes from the exons ATGCTTCCAGAGCAAGGCCCTCAGCCTTCCACGATGCTGCTCTGCCGCCTCCTCGCCGCCTTCACCAGCCTCCTGGGGCAGGCAGCCACCACGCTGGAGGAAGCTGCTTCTCCCAACGAGGCTGTCCACGCATCAACATCAGGCAGTGGCGCTGCCAACGAGGCT ACATTCACAGACCTCTCAGCTGCCGAGGCCCCCTCAGAGAAGGTTCCTGACTTCACGGAGGTACCACACTCTG CACATACAATTAACTGCTTTTTCTACTTAGAAAAACGACTCTGCCAACTGCCGTCCCCACTGTGTCTAAGCGGCTtgcttactttaaaattaaaaaccacaatgGTCCCAGCTCCTGGCGGGTGCTGGGGTTTCCAACCTCACGAGGCATTCCCACTTCTGGTGGGCACC CCTGGACGCTGGCAGAGCACAGTCGATCCCATGTGGGCGGCCTCCTCTCAGCCAAGCCCAGGGTGA